From the genome of Chelmon rostratus isolate fCheRos1 chromosome 1, fCheRos1.pri, whole genome shotgun sequence, one region includes:
- the irf8 gene encoding interferon regulatory factor 8, with amino-acid sequence MSNTGGRRLKQWLMEQIQSAQYPGLQWEDDSHALFRIPWKHAGKQDYNQEVDASIFKAWAVFKGKFKEGDKAEPATWKTRLRCALNKSPDFEEVTERSQLDISEPYKVYRIVPEGEQKNGKSSVMAMATTTSSGDITDMDCSPAELDELIKEEEGCSIQASPEYWSQGSINAFPLHQDPLPSGTLSSAFSQMMITFFYGGKLINSTVVNNSEGCRIAPQLQLGRGALYSSETMQSVHFPPAELIEHDRQRHVTRKLLGHLERGVLVRANQEGIFIKRLCQSRVFWSGLGEVGSQYSPIPCKLARDAVVKIFDTGRFLQALQLYQDGQFPAPDPTVTLCFGEELHDLSNAKAKLIIVQITVVNCQHLLEAVNMRRSQPYPNLEMSDNVATDQMARIYQDLCSYSGPQRPACYRDNMPITA; translated from the exons ATGTCAAACACGGGAGGTCGGAGACTGAAGCAGTGGCTGATGGAGCAGATCCAGAGCGCGCAGTACCCTGGCCTGCAGTGGGAGGATGACAGCCACGCTTTGTTCCGTATTCCGTGGAAACACGCAGGGAAACAGGATTACAACCAAGAAGTAGACGCATCCATTTTTAAG GCCTGGGCTGTGTTTAAAGGCAAGTTCAAGGAGGGGGACAAGGCTGAGCCTGCAACATGGAAGACCAGACTCCGCTGTGCCCTGAATAAAAGCCCTGACTTTGAGGAGGTGACTGAAAGGTCACAGCTGGACATCTCTGAGCCCTATAAAGTCTACCGCATTGTACCGGAGGGAGAACAGAAGA ATGGCAAAAGCTCAGTGATGGCCATGGCAACTACCACCAGTTCTGGTGATATCACTGACATGGACTGCAGCCCTGCAGAACTAGATGAGCTCATTAAAGAG GAGGAAGGCTGTAGCATCCAGGCCAGTCCAGAGTACTGGTCCCAGGGCAGCATCAATG CTTTCCCACTGCATCAGGACCCATTGCCATCAGGCACCCTCAGCTCAG ccttCTCCCAAATGATGATCACTTTCTTCTATGGAGGAAAGCTGATCAACAGCACAGTGGTAAATAATTCTGAAGGCTGCCGAATCGCCCCACAACTGCAACTGGGCCGTGGTGCCCTATACAGTTCAGAGACCATGCAGAGTGTTCATTTCCCGCCTGCTGAGCTCATCGAGCACGACCGCCAGCGCCATGTCACACGCAAGCTCCTGGGCCACCTGGAGAGAGGCGTACTGGTCCGTGCCAACCAAGAGGGCATCTTCATCAAAAGGCTGTGCCAGAGCCGTGTCTTCTGGAGCGGGCTGGGAGAAGTGGGCTCACAATACAGCCCCATTCCTTGTAAACTTGCGAGGGATGCTGTAGTCAAGATTTTTGACACAGGAAGGTTTCTTCAAG CTCTACAGCTGTACCAGGATGGTCAGTTCCCTGCTCCTGATCCCACAGTGACTCTGTGTTTTGGAGAGGAGCTCCACGATCTCAGCAATGCCAAGGCCAAACTGATCATTGTGCAG ATCACTGTGGTGAACTGTCAGCACCTGCTGGAGGCAGTGAACATGCGGCGCTCCCAGCCCTACCCAAACCTGGAGATGTCTGATAATGTGGCCACTGACCAGATGGCCCGCATCTACCAGGACTTGTGCAGCTACAGCGGCCCCCAGAGACCAGCTTGCTACAGGGACAACATGCCTATCACTGCCTGA